Proteins co-encoded in one Astyanax mexicanus isolate ESR-SI-001 chromosome 1, AstMex3_surface, whole genome shotgun sequence genomic window:
- the cux2a gene encoding homeobox protein cut-like 1 — MSLSDVELEQMMAKRDGEIVRLREEVQRLQLTLQEAQQSTASHISRLQQQLANKMENIERLKAKLHSQQDYEKIKEELRVLKERRQASAAHFHLVSVSSPASDRAGLEIEGEEVPGYSADLCISGAEIKREVETPPTSHPSTELVRDLSNPVHTSSDHSESSRRSTPSPCPNTPSPHDLLPCLSIKSENSNTAEDCASPRADSCWTRDISNNWSSAGNALGTGMFLEGVENQITTAEIAQQVKELLQKHKIGQRVFGQFVLDRLQGSVSEILAHPKPWSKLTTRGKEPFLRMIHFLSDEQNVLVLQIIQDRLRGEQDSSLKTFGNSSSVIHSSDKHSDDAIRNILENAKKEQQSQSEGDESRVHHNQSRHDATHEDLSMGRGSEDMVRGILMQVRREIEVQKDAVDQQRRPAVDPLMSSDFQVKQEQYEKSSLSQQSPVCELLSLASPSDFVQNIIRKVKSEIGAEGFSSSCTNQSTFIPASPILHRPILDTSHKPSPGRGGGTGDGNLEISESPEMDQTGLDQLVHLDHTPLESYKENLQPPQALDGRHCVKDLSQPDADLHNGLDAKQQMLQRLELDTLSITRKVKEVLVEHNLGQRLLGEQVLGLSQGSVSDLLARPKPWKDLSVKGREPFIRMYLWLKDPQNIESLKTMKTLGQRAQTKRPFSLLSAWSDSTSQEPLLDVTAHPPEQFTMAKRPRVVLTSREKEVLSKAFQLEPYPSHHTTQRLALQLGLQPSTVTNWFYNHRSRLRRTIQDERSAPTEYSNSSFLDPLFWPCHNPNSNSSSTTPHTSMMDTGLVTIKSEPSDAEISEVRVEDTDLYWDTKYVSTGVQSCKNLKLEEEQDQRIQSSQSEDGIEDMVKKDLHLTQTLINESPFT; from the exons ATG AGTCTCTCTGATGTGGAGCTGGAGCAGATGATGGctaagagagatggagagatcgTTCGGCTCAGAGAGGAAGTGCAGAGACTGCAGCTGACTCTACAGGAAGCCCAGCAGAGCACAGCCAGTCACATCTCACGCCTTCAGCAGCAGCTGGCCAATAAAATGGAGAATATAGAG AGACTCAAGGCCAAGTTACACTCCCAGCAGGACTACGAGAAGATCAAAGAAGAGCTCAG gGTCCTTAAAGAGAGGAGACAGGCTTCAGCAGCACACTTCCACCTTGTATCA GTGTCCTCGCCAGCTTCAGACAGAGCTGGATTGGAGATAGAAGGGGAAGAAGTTCCTGGATATAGCGCTGATCTCTGTATATCAG GTGCAGAAATCAAGAGGGAGGTTGAGACGCCTCCAACATCTCACCCATCCACAGAGCTGGTGAGGGACCTGAGCAACCCTGTCCACACCAGCAGTGATCATTCTGAATCCAGCAGAAGATCCACACCATCACCCTGTCCAAACACTCCATCACCCCATGACCTTCTGCCATGTCTCTCCATTAAATCAGAAAACAGTAACACAGCTGAAGACTGTGCTTCCCCCAGGGCAGATTCCTGTTGGACCAGGGACATCAGCAACAACTGGTCCTCAGCTGGTAACGCTCTAGGAACTGGGATGTTCTTGGAAGGTGTGGAGAACCAGATCACCACTGCTGAAATCGCTCAGCAAGTGAAGGAACTGCTTCAGAAACACAAAATCGGCCAGCGTGTGTTCGGGCAGTTCGTTTTGGACAGGCTGCAAGGAAGCGTCAGTGAGATTCTGGCTCATCCCAAACCCTGGAGCAAACTGACCACCAGAGGCAAAGAACCTTTTCTGAGGATGATCCACTTCCTGTCAGATGAACAGAACGTTCTGGTACTACAGATCATTCAGGATCGACTGCGTGGTGAACAGGACTCATCCTTAAAAACCTTCG GTAACTCTTCATCAGTGATTCATTCTTCAGACAAGCACTCTGATGATGCAATAAGGAACATTCTTGAAAATGCGAAGAAGGAGCAGCAATCACAGAGTGAAG GTGACGAATCAAGGGTCCATCACAATCAGAGCAGACATGATGCCACTCATGAAGATCTTAGCATGGGCAGAGGTTCTGAGGACATGGTCAGAGGCATTCTGATGCAAGTGAGACGAGAGATTGAGGTGCAGAAGGATGCAGTGGACCAGCAGAGAAGACCAGCTGTAGATCCCTTGATGTCTTCTGATTTTCAGGTGAAGCAGGAGCAGTATGAAAAGAGCTCCCTATCTCAACAATCTCCAGTCTGTGAACTTCTCAGTCTGGCCTCTCCATCAGATTTTGTCCAGAACATCATCAGGAAGGTTAAGAGTGAAATTGGGGCTGAGGGTTTCTCTTCCTCTTGCACCAATCAGTCTACCTTCATCCCAGCATCTCCTATCCTTCATCGTCCTATTCTGGACACCAGTCACAAGCCATCTCCAGGTAGAGGTGGAGGAACTGGagatggaaatctggaaatcagtGAAAGTCCAGAAATGGATCAAACAGGTCTTGATCAGTTGGTACATCTTGATCACACACCCTTGGAGAGCTACAAAGAGAACCTTCAACCTCCTCAAGCTCTAGATGGGCGACACTGTGTTAAAGATCTTTCTCAGCCTGATGCTGATCTCCATAATGGGCTGGACGCAAAGCAGCAGATGCTCCAGCGCCTTGAGCTGGACACTCTGAGTATCACCAGGAAGGTGAAGGAAGTCCTTGTAGAACACAACTTAG GACAGCGTCTGCTTGGAGAGCAGGTTCTGGGTTTATCACAGGGTTCTGTGTCAGATCTTTTGGCTCGACCCAAACCGTGGAAGGACCTCAGCGTCAAGGGAAGGGAACCTTTCATCCGGATGTACCTCTGGCTCAAAGACCCTCAAAACATAGAAAGCCTGAAAACAATGAAGACTTTAGGTCAGCGAG CACAAACAAAGCGTCCCTTCTCTCTCCTGAGCGCCTGGTCAGACAGTACTTCCCAAGAACCTCTGCTTGATGTAACTGCTCACCCTCCAGAGCAGTTCACCATGGCTAAGAGGCCTCGTGTGGTGCTCACGTCTCGAGAGAAGGAAGTTCTGAGCAAGGCCTTCCAGCTGGAGCCCTATCCCTCACACCACACCACCCAGAGACTGGCCCTACAGCTGGGCCTTCAACCCAGCACCGTCACCAACTGGTTTTACAACCACAG ATCCAGATTGAGACGTACGATCCAAGATGAGAGATCAGCTCCTACTGAATATAGTAATTCATCGTTTTTGGACCCCCTGTTCTGGCCCTGCCATAATCCGAACAGTAACTCCTCCAGTACCACACCGCACACCAGCATGATGGACACAGGCCTGGTGACCATTAAATCAGAACCCAGTGATGCTGAAATATCCGAGGTGAGAGTGGAGGACACGGACCTGTACTGGGATACCAAGTACGTCTCCACTGGAGTCCAGTCCTGCAAGAACCTGAAACTGGAAGAAGAGCAAGACCAGAGAATCCAGTCGTCCCAGTCAGAGGATGGAATAGAGGATATGGTGAAGAAGGATCTGCACCTGACCCAAACGCTCATTAATGAGTCTCCATTCACCTAA
- the myl2a gene encoding myosin regulatory light chain 2a yields the protein MAPKKAKKRSAEGANSNVFSMFEQAQIQEFKEAFTIMDQNRDGFIDKNDLRDTFAALGRLNVKQEEIDDMLKEASGPINFTVFLTMFGEKLKGADPEETILNAFKVFDPEGKGVLRKEYVTEMLTTQADRFSKEEMEQMFTAFPPDVSGNLDYKNLVHIITHGEEKDQE from the exons ATG GCACCCAAAAAGGCGAAGAAGCGTTCAGCAGAGGGAGCCAACTCCAACGTCTTCTCCATGTTTGAGCAGGCCCAGATCCAGGAATTCAAAGAG GCGTTCACCATCATGGACCAGAACAGAGACGGCTTCATTGACAAGAACGATCTGAGGGACACGTTTGCAGCTCTAG GACGCCTCAATGTAAAGCAGGAGGAGATTGATGACATGCTGAAAGAAGCCTCCGGACCCATCAACTTCACTGTGTTCCTCACCATGTTTGGAGAGAAGCTAAAGG GCGCTGATCCAGAGGAGACCATCCTCAACGCCTTCAAAGTCTTTGACCCGGAGGGTAAAGGTGTTCTGCGGAAAGAGTA tGTTACAGAGATGCTGACCACACAAGCTGACAGATTCTCTAAAGAAGAG ATGGAGCAGATGTTCACCGCCTTCCCCCCAGATGTGTCAGGAAACCTTGACTACAAGAACCTGGTCCACATCATCACCCACGGAGAGGAGAAGGACCAGGAGTAA